A genomic stretch from Cryomorphaceae bacterium 1068 includes:
- a CDS encoding ATP-binding protein — translation MTGRSPFKVAVFTAVIVALAIFFLLIGTLLLFGEKIDWLQVVVFTSLAFLSSWLVIYKSLQRFIYAKIKLIFRNMHSLKVGRSAFRLDMSKDVLGDVNKEVVDWAEDRMAEIEDLREKENFRKEFVGNVAHELKTPIFSIQGYILTLLEGALEDPNFNRKFLMKAAKSVDRMTMLVEDLDTITQFESGSLKLDIEKIDIVELVKEVIEQREEEAKQKEITIGFNKNYDKPIYVEADSFRVSQVLINLITNSINYGKIGGKTTVRFFDLDERILIEVEDDGPGIDKEHIPRLFERFYRVDKSRSRHQGGTGLGLAICKHIIEGHEQSLNVRSEVGKGSVFSFTLAKA, via the coding sequence ATGACAGGACGAAGTCCTTTCAAAGTAGCTGTTTTTACAGCTGTTATCGTGGCCTTGGCCATTTTCTTCCTGCTAATCGGCACGCTTCTTCTTTTTGGTGAAAAAATCGACTGGCTTCAGGTTGTCGTTTTTACCTCATTGGCATTTCTTTCTTCTTGGTTGGTGATCTACAAATCACTACAGCGCTTCATTTACGCCAAGATCAAGCTCATCTTTCGAAATATGCACTCCCTCAAAGTGGGGCGATCTGCTTTCAGGCTCGACATGTCTAAAGATGTACTGGGAGATGTAAATAAAGAAGTTGTCGATTGGGCCGAAGACCGTATGGCCGAAATCGAAGATCTTCGAGAGAAAGAGAACTTTAGAAAAGAATTTGTTGGCAACGTGGCTCATGAGCTCAAGACACCGATTTTCAGTATTCAGGGCTACATCTTGACCCTCTTGGAAGGAGCGCTGGAAGATCCCAATTTCAACCGAAAATTTCTCATGAAAGCCGCCAAGTCTGTGGATCGAATGACCATGCTGGTGGAAGATCTTGACACCATTACCCAATTTGAGTCTGGTAGCTTAAAGCTGGATATCGAGAAGATTGATATCGTAGAATTGGTGAAAGAAGTCATAGAACAAAGAGAAGAAGAAGCAAAGCAGAAAGAAATCACCATTGGGTTCAATAAGAACTATGACAAGCCGATATATGTCGAAGCTGACTCATTCAGAGTGAGTCAAGTGCTCATTAACCTCATTACAAACTCCATCAATTACGGAAAGATTGGAGGGAAAACTACAGTGAGATTCTTTGATTTGGATGAGCGAATTCTCATTGAAGTTGAAGATGATGGGCCGGGTATTGACAAGGAGCACATCCCCAGACTTTTTGAGCGTTTTTATCGTGTCGATAAAAGTCGATCTCGCCATCAAGGTGGCACGGGGCTGGGGCTTGCTATCTGTAAGCACATTATCGAGGGTCATGAGCAATCGCTCAATGTGAGAAGCGAAGTCGGGAAAGGATCCGTCTTTTCGTTTACCCTGGCTAAGGCCTGA
- a CDS encoding response regulator transcription factor has product MKKEKILLVDDEQDIIDLISYNLEKENYQVKSALNGRDAIETAKEFLPDLILLDVMMPEMDGIETCVEMREIDSLKPSIIAFLTARGEDYSQIAGFDAGADDYISKPIKPRVLLSRIQALLRRKRSASDARTGAPVGGIVIDKEKYLVVQDGKELNLPKKEFELLALLISKPGRVFTREIILNTIWGNDVVVGDRTIDVHIRKLREKIGSKFIKTIKGVGYKFEAK; this is encoded by the coding sequence GTGAAAAAAGAAAAGATCCTTTTGGTCGATGATGAACAAGACATTATTGACTTGATCAGCTACAATTTAGAAAAGGAGAACTATCAAGTTAAGTCTGCTCTGAATGGGCGCGACGCGATAGAAACGGCCAAGGAATTCCTGCCTGACTTAATTCTTTTGGATGTAATGATGCCCGAAATGGACGGTATCGAGACGTGCGTAGAAATGAGAGAAATCGATTCTCTAAAGCCCAGTATCATCGCATTTTTGACTGCCAGAGGTGAAGATTATTCGCAAATTGCGGGATTTGATGCGGGCGCGGATGATTACATTTCAAAACCGATAAAGCCTAGAGTTTTACTTTCCAGAATTCAAGCACTTCTCCGTCGAAAACGATCAGCCTCTGACGCAAGGACTGGCGCTCCTGTTGGCGGCATCGTCATCGACAAAGAAAAGTATTTGGTGGTCCAAGATGGGAAAGAGCTCAACTTACCCAAAAAAGAATTTGAGTTGCTTGCACTGCTCATTAGCAAGCCCGGTCGCGTATTCACTCGCGAGATCATTCTCAATACAATTTGGGGAAATGACGTGGTGGTCGGCGATCGAACCATTGATGTGCACATCCGAAAACTTCGAGAGAAAATCGGGAGCAAATTCATCAAAACCATCAAAGGAGTCGGTTACAAATTCGAAGCTAAATGA